A genomic stretch from Pseudomonas sp. MUP55 includes:
- a CDS encoding Hcp family type VI secretion system effector, which yields MAVDIFIKIGDIKGESMDKAHKDEIDVLNWSWGMAQSGNMHVGGGGGAGKVNIQDLSLTKYVDKASPNLMMHCASGKHIDKVKLTVRKAGGESQVEYMVINLEEVLVTSLSTGGSGTDDRLTENVTLNFAQVMVDYQPQKADGTKDGGAIKFGWNIRSNTKR from the coding sequence ATGGCTGTTGATATTTTCATCAAGATCGGCGACATCAAGGGCGAGTCCATGGACAAGGCCCACAAGGACGAAATCGACGTGTTGAACTGGAGCTGGGGCATGGCCCAGTCCGGCAACATGCACGTTGGCGGTGGCGGCGGCGCGGGCAAGGTGAATATCCAGGACCTGTCGCTGACCAAGTACGTCGACAAGGCTTCGCCGAACCTGATGATGCACTGCGCCAGCGGCAAGCACATCGACAAGGTCAAGCTGACCGTGCGCAAGGCCGGTGGCGAAAGCCAGGTCGAGTACATGGTGATCAACCTGGAAGAAGTCCTGGTGACCTCCCTGAGCACCGGCGGTTCGGGCACCGATGACCGCCTGACCGAGAACGTCACCCTGAACTTCGCCCAAGTGATGGTCGACTACCAGCCGCAGAAAGCCGACGGCACCAAAGACGGCGGCGCGATCAAGTTTGGCTGGAACATCCGTTCCAACACCAAGCGCTGA
- the tssK gene encoding type VI secretion system baseplate subunit TssK: MSWNNRVVWSEGMFIGTQHFQQHDRYLENLIDARSRPLSAGAWGFSELLIDQGLLAQGKLAIVSARGLLPDGTPFNIPHDDLAPSPLNTDDNLRDGLVYLALPLKRAGARDTVDAGEALEAARYVSQVREVRDDNAPFENRAPVAVGSRALRLLTAQDGISDYAAIGLVRIKEKRADRALVLDDSYIPPVLDVAASKPLSAFRSELLGLLHQRGEALAGRVVASGAGGASEIADFMLLQLVNRAQPLLQHFSQLSPLHPERFFSELVSLAGEFSTFSTSGRRPQEYPQYQHDDLALSFAPVMAALREALSMLIDSKATPIPIVEKAYGIHVAMLADKTLLDSASFILVVRADVPGETLRARFGQQSKVGSVEHIRDMVNLQLPGIGLLPLPVAPRQLPYHAGSTYYELDRGSEHWQQLSNSGGFAFHIAGQFPGLNLAFWAIRG, translated from the coding sequence ATGTCCTGGAACAATCGCGTGGTCTGGTCGGAAGGCATGTTCATCGGAACGCAGCACTTCCAGCAGCATGACCGTTACCTGGAAAACCTGATCGACGCCCGCAGCCGGCCTTTGTCCGCGGGCGCCTGGGGGTTCTCCGAGCTGCTGATCGACCAGGGCCTGCTCGCCCAGGGCAAACTGGCAATCGTGTCGGCGCGGGGCCTGTTGCCTGACGGCACGCCGTTCAATATCCCTCACGACGACCTGGCACCGAGCCCGCTGAATACCGACGACAACCTGCGCGATGGCCTGGTCTACCTGGCCCTGCCGCTCAAGCGAGCAGGCGCGCGTGACACCGTGGACGCAGGCGAAGCCCTGGAAGCGGCGCGTTACGTCAGCCAGGTGCGTGAAGTGCGCGACGACAACGCACCCTTCGAAAACCGCGCGCCGGTGGCCGTGGGCTCGCGGGCGTTGCGTTTGCTGACGGCCCAGGACGGCATCAGCGACTACGCCGCCATTGGCCTGGTGCGCATCAAGGAAAAGCGTGCCGACCGCGCACTGGTGCTGGATGACAGCTACATCCCACCGGTGCTGGACGTGGCCGCGAGCAAACCGCTGAGCGCATTTCGCAGCGAACTGCTCGGCCTGCTGCACCAGCGTGGCGAAGCCCTGGCCGGCCGTGTGGTGGCGTCGGGTGCCGGTGGCGCGTCGGAAATCGCCGACTTCATGCTGCTGCAACTGGTCAACCGCGCGCAGCCGCTGCTTCAGCATTTCAGCCAGTTGAGCCCGCTGCACCCGGAGCGCTTCTTCAGCGAGCTGGTCAGCCTGGCCGGTGAGTTTTCGACGTTTTCCACCTCAGGCCGACGCCCCCAGGAATACCCGCAGTACCAGCACGACGACCTGGCCCTGAGCTTCGCCCCGGTGATGGCCGCGTTGCGCGAGGCGCTGTCGATGTTGATCGACAGCAAGGCCACGCCGATCCCGATTGTGGAGAAGGCTTACGGCATCCACGTGGCGATGCTGGCCGACAAGACCCTGCTCGACAGCGCCAGCTTCATTCTGGTGGTGCGTGCCGATGTGCCTGGCGAAACCCTGCGTGCGCGCTTCGGCCAGCAGAGCAAGGTCGGTTCGGTGGAGCATATCCGCGACATGGTCAACCTGCAGTTGCCGGGCATCGGCCTGCTGCCGCTGCCGGTGGCGCCACGCCAATTGCCGTACCACGCCGGCAGTACCTATTACGAGCTGGACCGGGGCAGCGAGCACTGGCAGCAGCTGAGCAATTCAGGCGGTTTCGCCTTCCACATCGCCGGGCAGTTCCCGGGCTTGAACCTGGCCTTCTGGGCGATCCGAGGATAA
- the tssA gene encoding type VI secretion system protein TssA gives MDVPLLLTAVSASSPCGEDMEYDAQFLQLERDAKGQPERSMGDSILPAEPPEWRSIQQQSLDLLQRSKDLRITHFLLQSSLALQGVAGLAETLTLIDALLRQYWADLHPRLDADDDNDPTVRINALSGLTSDTTIRLLRESILTRSRTFGPVSLRAALNASGLLSFPDEQLGAQQLNAAFLDSDPQQLQATRDALSAARAACEAIEQQVNEQVGSAQGVDLSALKQPLKQALQLLNQAVPGSDSSSEPEAVSEDSAPSVDYAAAPSAPRPVGDIASRDDVLRSLDKILAYYTRHEPSSPLPVLLNRAKNLVHADFAAIVRNLIPDGMSQFENLRGPDSE, from the coding sequence GTGGATGTGCCGTTGCTGCTCACCGCCGTGTCCGCGTCCTCGCCCTGTGGCGAAGACATGGAATATGACGCGCAATTTCTGCAATTGGAACGTGATGCCAAGGGCCAACCCGAGCGCAGCATGGGCGATTCGATCCTGCCCGCTGAGCCGCCTGAATGGCGCAGCATCCAGCAGCAGAGCCTGGACTTGCTCCAGCGCAGCAAAGACCTGCGCATCACCCATTTCCTGCTGCAAAGCTCGCTCGCCCTGCAAGGCGTGGCCGGGCTGGCCGAAACCCTGACACTGATCGACGCGTTACTGCGCCAGTACTGGGCCGACCTGCACCCGCGCCTGGATGCCGATGACGACAACGACCCCACCGTGCGTATCAACGCGCTGTCCGGCCTGACGAGCGACACGACGATTCGCCTGCTGCGCGAAAGTATCCTCACGCGCTCGCGCACCTTCGGCCCCGTGAGCCTGCGCGCCGCATTGAACGCCAGCGGCCTGCTGAGTTTCCCCGACGAACAATTGGGTGCCCAGCAACTCAACGCGGCGTTCCTCGACAGCGATCCGCAACAGCTGCAAGCCACCCGCGACGCCTTGAGCGCTGCGCGCGCCGCCTGCGAAGCCATCGAACAACAGGTCAACGAGCAGGTCGGTTCCGCCCAGGGCGTGGACCTCAGCGCGTTGAAACAGCCGCTCAAACAGGCCCTGCAACTGCTCAATCAAGCCGTACCCGGCAGCGACAGCAGCAGCGAACCCGAGGCTGTCAGTGAAGACAGTGCCCCCTCGGTGGATTACGCCGCCGCACCCTCAGCACCGCGCCCTGTCGGCGATATCGCAAGCCGCGATGACGTGCTGCGCAGCCTCGACAAAATCCTTGCGTATTACACCCGGCACGAGCCTTCGAGCCCGCTGCCGGTGCTGTTGAACCGCGCGAAGAATCTGGTGCATGCCGACTTCGCGGCCATCGTGCGCAATCTGATTCCCGACGGCATGTCCCAATTTGAAAACCTGCGCGGCCCAGACAGCGAGTAA
- the tssJ gene encoding type VI secretion system lipoprotein TssJ, with product MIPRFLLAAATALLLTACAKDAVKPQAAAEAEADTAAVELHFHAIAGLNPGASGQAAPVRVRIFELKNAATFARSDYFALADRAQSTLGLDLLDQDEVVIQPGQQLSIQRDLDPSTRQIGLLVGYRELDRAQWRTVIDVPPRQYTEYQISLDVRAVRADVVATPSSPAQ from the coding sequence ATGATTCCCAGGTTTTTACTCGCAGCCGCCACCGCGCTGCTGCTGACGGCGTGTGCCAAAGACGCGGTCAAACCCCAAGCTGCCGCCGAGGCGGAAGCGGACACGGCCGCCGTCGAGTTGCACTTTCATGCGATTGCCGGGCTCAACCCCGGTGCCAGCGGCCAGGCTGCCCCGGTACGGGTGCGCATTTTCGAGCTGAAAAATGCCGCCACGTTTGCGCGCTCCGATTACTTCGCCCTGGCGGATCGGGCGCAATCCACGCTTGGCCTGGACCTGCTCGACCAGGACGAAGTGGTGATCCAGCCCGGCCAGCAATTGAGCATCCAGCGCGATCTCGACCCGTCCACGCGTCAGATCGGCCTGCTGGTGGGCTATCGCGAACTGGACCGGGCGCAATGGCGCACGGTCATCGACGTGCCGCCTCGCCAATACACCGAATATCAGATCAGCCTCGATGTGCGCGCCGTGCGCGCAGACGTCGTGGCCACTCCCTCCAGCCCAGCCCAATAA
- the tssF gene encoding type VI secretion system baseplate subunit TssF, with the protein MNPRLLELYNQELHHVRESAAEFAKEYPKIASRLTLSGMDCADPYVERLLEGFAYLTARVQLKLDAEYPTFTHNLLEIAYPHYLAPTPSMTVVQLQTDPDEGSLASGFPLPRDTVLRAALGRETQTCCEYRTAHPVTLWPLQVSNAEYFGNPAAVLGRLAASEPKAKAGLRLTLRTGAELPFNSLDLDNLPLYLSGADEQPFRLYEQLLGNACAVFARKPGGDWVERLPQDALRSRGFDDADAAMPVVARAFQGYRLLQEYFALPHRFLFVEFAELSRAVKRCDGQELELIVLFDRHEPSLEGSVGAAQFLPFCTPAINLFPKRVDRIHLSDRVNEHHVIADRTRPMDFEIHSLSGITGHGTGPEQPFLPFYAVRDPSRYGRDQAYYTVRREPRVLSSDQRRNGPRSTYVGSETFVSLVDSRQAPYRHDLRQLGVTALCTNRDLPLFMSVGNGKTDFTLADSAPVLSVRCVAGPSRPRASHAHDAKAWRLISQLSLNYLSLSEQGQGAGALRELLRLYGDSNDAALQLQIEGLREVSSKAVTRRLPMPGPIVFGRGLEITLEFDENAFRGTGVFLLGAVLERFLARYVSINSFTETVIRTTERGEIMRWKAKPGRRPTL; encoded by the coding sequence ATGAACCCGCGCCTGCTGGAGCTGTACAACCAGGAACTGCACCATGTGCGCGAAAGCGCCGCCGAGTTCGCCAAGGAATACCCGAAGATCGCCAGTCGGCTGACCCTGTCCGGTATGGACTGCGCCGACCCGTACGTCGAACGCCTGCTCGAAGGTTTTGCCTACCTCACCGCCCGCGTGCAGTTGAAGCTCGACGCCGAGTACCCGACCTTCACCCACAATCTGCTGGAAATCGCCTACCCGCATTACCTGGCGCCCACCCCGTCGATGACGGTGGTGCAACTGCAGACCGACCCCGACGAAGGCTCCCTGGCCAGCGGCTTCCCCCTGCCCCGCGACACGGTGCTGCGCGCCGCCCTGGGCCGTGAAACCCAGACCTGCTGCGAGTACCGCACCGCGCACCCGGTGACGCTGTGGCCACTGCAGGTAAGCAATGCCGAGTACTTCGGCAACCCTGCCGCCGTGCTCGGGCGCCTGGCCGCCAGCGAGCCGAAGGCCAAAGCGGGTTTGCGCCTGACCCTGCGCACCGGCGCCGAATTGCCGTTCAACAGCCTCGACCTGGATAACCTGCCGCTCTACCTCAGCGGCGCCGATGAGCAACCGTTCCGCCTCTACGAACAATTGCTGGGCAACGCCTGCGCGGTATTCGCGCGCAAGCCGGGGGGCGACTGGGTTGAGCGCTTGCCTCAGGACGCGTTGCGCTCCCGCGGTTTTGACGATGCCGACGCGGCCATGCCGGTGGTCGCGCGGGCCTTCCAGGGCTATCGGTTGCTGCAGGAATACTTCGCCCTGCCCCACCGGTTCCTGTTCGTCGAATTCGCCGAACTGAGTCGTGCGGTCAAGCGCTGCGACGGCCAGGAGCTGGAACTGATCGTGCTGTTCGACCGCCACGAGCCGAGCCTGGAAGGCAGTGTCGGCGCGGCGCAGTTCCTGCCGTTCTGCACGCCGGCGATCAACCTGTTCCCCAAGCGCGTGGACCGCATCCACCTGTCCGACCGGGTCAACGAACACCATGTGATCGCCGACCGCACACGACCGATGGATTTCGAGATTCACTCGTTGAGCGGCATCACCGGCCATGGCACCGGGCCGGAGCAGCCGTTCCTGCCGTTTTACGCCGTGCGTGATCCCTCTCGCTATGGGCGCGACCAGGCGTATTACACCGTGCGCCGCGAACCGCGCGTGCTGTCCAGCGACCAGCGCCGTAACGGCCCGCGCTCCACTTACGTGGGCAGCGAAACCTTCGTCAGCCTGGTGGACAGCCGCCAAGCGCCATACCGCCATGATCTGCGCCAGTTGGGCGTCACAGCGCTGTGCACCAACCGCGACCTGCCACTGTTCATGAGCGTGGGCAACGGCAAGACCGACTTCACCCTGGCCGACAGCGCCCCGGTGCTCTCGGTGCGCTGCGTCGCAGGCCCCAGCCGCCCGCGCGCCAGCCATGCCCACGACGCCAAGGCCTGGCGCCTGATCAGCCAGTTGTCACTCAATTACCTGTCGCTGAGCGAACAGGGCCAGGGCGCGGGCGCCTTGCGTGAACTGTTGCGCCTGTATGGCGACAGCAACGACGCCGCCCTGCAATTGCAGATCGAAGGCCTGCGTGAAGTCAGCAGCAAAGCGGTGACCCGACGCCTGCCGATGCCCGGCCCGATTGTGTTTGGCCGCGGCCTGGAAATTACCCTGGAGTTCGATGAAAACGCGTTTCGCGGCACCGGCGTGTTCCTGCTCGGTGCGGTGCTGGAACGCTTCCTGGCACGCTACGTGTCGATCAACAGTTTTACCGAGACGGTGATCCGTACCACCGAACGCGGCGAGATCATGCGATGGAAAGCCAAGCCCGGACGACGTCCGACCCTGTGA
- the tagH gene encoding type VI secretion system-associated FHA domain protein TagH, translating into MSLCLTITSYHKITPGQCSEKSMNQGSMAIGRSSENDWVLPDPERLVSSQHCVIQYKDGRYYLTDNSTNGVELVNAGVRLRRGNSEPLQDGELIRIGDYEIQARIDFNVQALDGQPFAGDSPNSFEALMGAVASTPAPTPMIAPQFQGASSMETLPDLFDFLSPTAVPPPTVADHVPSEQHDFRPPAPVAVPVAETPVVQGSVIPEDWDLLGEVPAPVASVAPPPAPVIAPPPVVEPVALPVGDAQQQPDLLQAFLRGAGLDQLRLDKADACAQMESIGRSYRLMVEGLIDVLRARASLKGEFRMQQTMIRPAENNPLKFAPNADEALLLLLRHGNQAFMAPDVAVRDSFDDLRAHQLAVMAGVEAAIKHLLLRFEPAQLEERMGKPGGLSSIFNGSRQAQYWQQFTELYNNISREAQDDFQDLFGREFSRAYEEHSARQRR; encoded by the coding sequence ATGTCGCTGTGTTTGACTATCACTAGTTATCACAAGATTACCCCTGGGCAGTGCTCCGAAAAGTCCATGAACCAGGGCTCGATGGCCATCGGCCGCAGTTCGGAAAATGACTGGGTTTTGCCCGACCCCGAGCGTCTCGTCTCCTCTCAACATTGCGTTATTCAATACAAAGATGGCCGTTACTACTTAACCGATAACAGCACCAACGGTGTGGAGTTGGTTAACGCCGGTGTCCGTTTGCGCCGGGGTAACAGCGAGCCGCTGCAGGATGGCGAGCTGATCCGTATCGGCGATTACGAAATCCAGGCGCGCATCGACTTCAACGTGCAGGCCCTCGACGGCCAGCCGTTTGCCGGTGATTCGCCGAACAGCTTTGAAGCGCTGATGGGCGCGGTAGCCAGCACGCCCGCGCCGACCCCGATGATCGCGCCGCAATTTCAGGGTGCCTCGTCGATGGAAACCCTGCCGGACCTGTTCGACTTCCTCAGCCCCACTGCCGTGCCACCGCCGACCGTGGCGGACCATGTGCCGTCCGAACAACACGACTTCCGCCCGCCAGCGCCGGTTGCCGTGCCGGTCGCAGAAACACCGGTGGTGCAAGGCTCGGTGATTCCCGAAGACTGGGACCTGCTGGGCGAGGTACCTGCGCCGGTCGCCAGCGTTGCGCCGCCACCGGCACCGGTTATTGCGCCGCCACCTGTGGTCGAGCCGGTTGCGCTCCCCGTCGGCGATGCCCAGCAGCAACCCGACCTGCTGCAAGCCTTCCTGCGTGGGGCGGGCCTTGATCAGTTGCGCCTGGACAAGGCCGATGCCTGCGCCCAGATGGAAAGCATCGGCCGCAGCTACCGGCTGATGGTGGAGGGGTTGATCGACGTATTGCGTGCCCGCGCCAGCCTCAAGGGCGAGTTCCGCATGCAGCAAACCATGATCCGCCCCGCCGAAAACAATCCGTTGAAATTTGCCCCGAATGCCGACGAAGCGTTACTGCTGTTGCTGCGTCACGGCAACCAGGCGTTTATGGCGCCTGATGTCGCGGTACGTGACAGTTTCGACGACTTGCGCGCTCACCAATTGGCGGTGATGGCCGGCGTGGAAGCGGCGATCAAGCATTTGCTCCTGCGCTTTGAACCGGCGCAGCTGGAAGAACGCATGGGCAAGCCCGGTGGCCTCTCGAGCATTTTCAACGGCTCGCGCCAGGCTCAGTACTGGCAGCAGTTCACCGAGCTCTATAACAATATTTCCCGCGAGGCCCAGGACGATTTCCAGGACCTGTTCGGCCGCGAGTTCAGCCGGGCCTACGAAGAGCACAGCGCACGACAGCGACGCTGA
- the tssG gene encoding type VI secretion system baseplate subunit TssG, which yields MESQARTTSDPVSTLDAMHQEPWEYDFFQALRRIECESPDLPRLGHSLRLADDPLRLGQQADCTFAPATLASVDPGGEGKPARLEQFFFGLGGPNGPLPLHITEYVRERQRNNADSTSKQFLDVFHHRLLTLFYRAWAEARPTVSHDRPDDDYWSARLAALSGRGMPSLLNQGLIPDTAKLHYSGHLSAQTRYPDGLKAILSEYFGLPVAIEEYVGQWLELPERSRVGVSANRLGVDFCLGSHVWDRQHKFRIRLGPLKLDDYMGMLPGQQPFNELVAWVAEYLGHELDWDLNLVLQQPEVPALQLNGQFRLGFNTWLGQPAHDANDLILARHYADHATTSRNPEHG from the coding sequence ATGGAAAGCCAAGCCCGGACGACGTCCGACCCTGTGAGTACCCTGGACGCGATGCACCAGGAGCCCTGGGAATATGACTTCTTCCAGGCGCTGCGGCGTATCGAGTGCGAATCGCCGGACCTGCCGCGCCTGGGCCACTCCCTGCGCCTGGCCGATGACCCGCTGCGCCTGGGGCAACAGGCCGATTGCACCTTCGCCCCGGCCACACTGGCCTCGGTCGACCCCGGTGGCGAGGGTAAACCGGCGCGTCTGGAGCAGTTCTTCTTCGGCCTCGGCGGCCCCAACGGCCCGCTGCCGCTGCATATCACCGAGTACGTGCGCGAGCGCCAGCGCAATAACGCCGACAGCACCAGCAAGCAGTTCCTGGATGTGTTTCACCATCGCCTGCTGACCCTGTTCTACCGTGCCTGGGCCGAGGCGCGGCCGACGGTCAGCCATGACCGCCCGGACGATGACTACTGGTCCGCACGCCTCGCCGCCTTGAGCGGTCGCGGCATGCCGAGCCTGCTCAACCAGGGGCTTATCCCGGATACGGCGAAGCTGCATTACAGCGGCCACTTGTCGGCGCAAACCCGTTATCCGGATGGCTTGAAGGCCATCCTCAGCGAATACTTCGGCTTGCCGGTGGCGATCGAAGAATACGTCGGCCAATGGCTGGAATTGCCCGAACGCAGCCGCGTCGGCGTGAGCGCCAACCGGCTGGGCGTGGACTTTTGCCTGGGCAGCCATGTATGGGACCGCCAGCACAAATTCCGTATCCGCCTGGGCCCGCTGAAACTCGACGACTACATGGGCATGCTGCCCGGCCAGCAGCCGTTCAACGAACTGGTGGCCTGGGTCGCCGAGTACCTGGGCCATGAACTGGACTGGGACCTGAACCTGGTTCTGCAACAACCCGAAGTTCCGGCGCTGCAACTCAACGGCCAGTTCCGCCTGGGCTTCAACACCTGGCTCGGCCAACCTGCGCATGACGCCAACGACCTAATCCTGGCGCGGCATTACGCCGATCACGCCACCACCTCAAGGAATCCAGAGCATGGGTGA
- the tssE gene encoding type VI secretion system baseplate subunit TssE: MVTEIASRDRLQPSLLDRLTDDDPTNPKESADKRVLSLTQLKASVLRDLAWLLNTTSLLDADATLHTPAGTSVVNYGLPALAGNSVSSVDIKALEALIYQAIATFEPRILRHTLRVKARVGQGEMNHNALSFEIEGDLWAQPVPLRLLLQTDLDLESGHVRVVNADQRRRP, from the coding sequence GTGGTAACTGAAATCGCTTCCCGCGACCGTCTGCAACCGTCCTTGCTGGACCGGTTGACCGACGATGACCCAACCAATCCCAAGGAAAGCGCCGACAAACGCGTGCTGTCCCTGACCCAATTGAAAGCCTCGGTATTGCGTGACCTGGCGTGGCTGCTCAACACCACGTCGTTGCTCGATGCCGATGCCACGTTGCACACACCGGCCGGCACCTCGGTGGTCAATTACGGCCTGCCGGCGCTGGCGGGCAACAGTGTTTCCAGCGTCGACATCAAAGCCCTGGAAGCCCTGATCTACCAGGCCATCGCGACCTTCGAACCGCGCATCCTGCGCCACACGCTGCGCGTCAAGGCCCGCGTCGGCCAGGGTGAAATGAACCACAACGCCTTGAGTTTCGAGATCGAAGGCGACCTGTGGGCCCAGCCGGTACCGTTGCGCCTGCTGCTGCAAACTGACCTGGACCTTGAGTCCGGCCATGTGCGCGTGGTGAACGCAGACCAACGGAGGCGCCCATGA
- the tssB gene encoding type VI secretion system contractile sheath small subunit: protein MAKQSSQKFIARNRAPRVQIEYDVELYGAEKKVQLPFVMGVMADLAGKPAEPLAPVADRKFLEVDVDNFDSRLKAMQPRVAFHVPNELTGEGNLSLDITFESMDDFSPAAVARKVDSLNQLLEARTQLANLLTYMDGKTGAEEIIMKAIKDPALLQALASAPKPAGDQ, encoded by the coding sequence GTGGCGAAGCAAAGTTCTCAGAAATTCATCGCGCGCAACCGTGCGCCTCGAGTGCAGATCGAGTACGACGTCGAGCTCTACGGCGCCGAGAAAAAGGTCCAGCTGCCCTTCGTCATGGGTGTGATGGCCGACCTCGCCGGCAAGCCTGCCGAGCCGCTGGCACCCGTGGCCGACCGCAAGTTCCTTGAAGTGGACGTCGACAACTTCGACTCCCGCCTCAAGGCCATGCAGCCACGCGTGGCGTTCCACGTACCCAATGAGCTGACAGGCGAAGGCAACCTGAGCCTGGACATCACCTTCGAAAGCATGGACGACTTCAGCCCGGCCGCCGTGGCGCGCAAGGTCGATTCGTTGAACCAGTTGCTCGAAGCCCGCACCCAGTTGGCCAACCTGCTGACCTACATGGACGGCAAGACCGGCGCTGAAGAAATCATCATGAAGGCGATCAAGGACCCGGCGCTGCTCCAGGCACTTGCCAGTGCGCCTAAGCCTGCAGGGGACCAGTAA
- the tssC gene encoding type VI secretion system contractile sheath large subunit encodes MTDNTAREGSQILGATEEASEFANLLLQEFKPKTERAREAVETAVRTLAEQALAQTDLVSNDAIKSIESIIAAIDAKLTAQVNQIIHHQDFQQLESAWRGLHYLVNNTESDEQLKIRVLNISKPDLHKTLKKFKGTAWDQSPIFKKMYEEEYGQFGGEPYGCLVGDYYFDQSPPDVELLGELSKVCAAMHSPFIAAASPTVMGMGSWQELSNPRDLTKIFTTPEYAGWRSLRESEDSRYIGLTMPRFLARLPYGAKTDPVEAFAFEENTDGADSSKYTWANAAYAMAVNINRSFKHYGWCSRIRGIESGGEVENLPAHTFPTDDGGVDMKCPTEIAISDRREAELAKNGFMPLLHKKNTDFAAFIGAQSLQKPAEYDDPDATANANLAARLPYLFATCRFAHYLKCIVRDKIGSFKEKDEMQRWLQDWILNYVDGDPAHSTETTKAQHPLAAAEVIVEEVEGNPGYYNSKFYLRPHYQLEGLTVSLRLVSKLPSAKSA; translated from the coding sequence ATGACTGACAATACCGCCCGCGAAGGCAGCCAGATCCTGGGTGCCACCGAAGAAGCCAGCGAGTTTGCCAACCTGCTGCTGCAGGAATTCAAACCCAAGACCGAGCGCGCCCGCGAAGCCGTGGAAACCGCGGTGCGCACCCTGGCCGAACAGGCCCTGGCGCAAACCGACCTGGTGTCCAACGACGCGATCAAGTCGATCGAATCGATCATCGCCGCCATCGACGCCAAGCTCACCGCCCAGGTCAACCAGATCATCCACCACCAGGATTTCCAGCAGCTGGAAAGCGCCTGGCGTGGCCTGCACTACCTGGTCAACAACACCGAGAGCGATGAGCAGCTGAAGATTCGCGTGCTCAACATCTCCAAGCCGGACCTGCACAAGACCCTGAAGAAATTCAAGGGCACGGCGTGGGACCAGAGCCCGATCTTCAAGAAGATGTACGAAGAAGAATACGGCCAGTTCGGCGGCGAACCCTACGGCTGCCTGGTGGGCGACTACTACTTCGACCAGTCGCCTCCCGACGTGGAACTGCTGGGCGAGCTGTCGAAAGTCTGCGCCGCCATGCACTCTCCGTTCATCGCAGCCGCGTCGCCGACCGTGATGGGCATGGGCTCGTGGCAGGAACTGTCGAACCCGCGCGACCTGACCAAGATCTTCACCACCCCGGAATACGCCGGCTGGCGCTCGCTGCGTGAATCGGAAGACTCGCGCTACATCGGCCTGACCATGCCGCGCTTCCTGGCGCGCCTGCCGTACGGCGCCAAGACCGACCCGGTGGAAGCCTTCGCCTTCGAAGAAAACACCGACGGCGCCGACAGCTCCAAGTACACCTGGGCCAACGCCGCCTACGCAATGGCGGTGAACATCAACCGTTCGTTCAAGCACTACGGCTGGTGCTCACGCATCCGTGGCATCGAGTCCGGCGGTGAAGTGGAAAACCTGCCGGCCCACACGTTCCCTACCGATGACGGTGGCGTGGACATGAAGTGCCCGACCGAAATCGCCATCAGCGACCGCCGTGAAGCGGAACTGGCGAAGAACGGTTTCATGCCGCTGCTGCACAAGAAAAACACCGACTTCGCCGCGTTCATCGGCGCCCAGTCGCTGCAGAAACCGGCCGAATACGACGACCCGGACGCCACCGCCAACGCCAACCTGGCCGCGCGCCTGCCGTACCTGTTCGCCACCTGCCGTTTCGCGCACTACTTGAAGTGCATCGTGCGCGACAAGATCGGTTCCTTCAAAGAGAAGGACGAAATGCAGCGCTGGTTGCAGGACTGGATCCTCAACTACGTCGACGGTGATCCGGCGCACTCCACCGAAACCACCAAGGCCCAGCATCCACTGGCAGCCGCCGAAGTGATCGTGGAAGAAGTGGAAGGCAACCCGGGTTACTACAACTCCAAGTTCTACCTGCGCCCGCACTACCAGCTCGAAGGGCTGACGGTGTCGTTGCGCCTGGTGTCGAAGCTGCCGTCTGCAAAAAGCGCTTAA